A window of the Gossypium hirsutum isolate 1008001.06 chromosome A03, Gossypium_hirsutum_v2.1, whole genome shotgun sequence genome harbors these coding sequences:
- the LOC107919973 gene encoding oxysterol-binding protein-related protein 2A isoform X3: MRVKEMHPLCCISLESPGVGDQSPEVSLIRARSMPAGSLSGSEIGNATARLTAGGSEGTVAGILYKWTNYGKGWRSRWFLLRNGMLSYSKVRRPEALNLISPTDDVRLIGDVSSNRLSRMDSCSGRRKHQKTVGIVHLKQISSFRESKSDDRRFYIFTATKTLHLRTDSKKDRVAWIQALVSTRSLFPLRPLNDNLSLVPRDLSISTDRLKKRLLEEGISDNLVKDCEQIMLSEFSEIQGQLKVLCEERSILLDTLRQLEAANIEAESSGIHDGDYQLSKHEYSGIGRGKYSGSTTESSGDIEKQELEDVSDEDETSFHDTKEHFTEPAVICGSVRGVADHADNQKENENQLDDVERMHADKEDCFSRYAQIERRKKLPDPVEKEKGVSLWSMIKDNVGKDLTRVCLPVYFNEPISSLQKCFEDLEYSYLLDRAYKYGKEGNSLQRILNVAAFAVSGYASSEGRHCKPFNPLLGETYEADFPDKGVRFFSEKVSHHPTLIACHCEGNGWKFWGDSNLRTKFWGRSIQLDPVGVLTLEFDDGEIFQWSKVTTTIYNIILGKLYCDHHGLMHIRGNREYSCKLKFKEQSILDRTPHQVHGSVEDLSGKKVATLTGKWDDCMYYISGDFSGKLKDCNPSNASLLWKRDKPPPNLTRYNLTSFAITLNELTPGLQIKEKLPPTDSRLRPDQRHLENGEYDRANAEKQRLERRQRMSRKLQENGWKPRWFHQDSENGSFRYTGGYWEAREQGKWDGCPNIFGVFDEEFVDSSE, translated from the exons ATGCGGGTGAAGGAAATGCATCCGTTGTGTTGTATATCGTTAGAGAGTCCCGGCGTCGGTGACCAGTCACCGGAAGTTTCGTTGATTCGAGCTAGGAGCATGCCGGCAGGGAGTTTATCCGGATCTGAAATAGGTAATGCGACTGCGAGGTTGACGGCGGGAGGATCCGAAGGGACTGTCGCTGGGATTCTTTATAAGTGGACTAATTACGGGAAAGGATGGAGATCCAGGTGGTTTTTGCTTCGGAATGGAATGTTATCTTACTCGAAAGTTCGTCGGCCTGAAGCTCTTAACCTCATCTCTCCGACCGATGATGTCAGATTGATCGGTGATGTCTCGAGCAATCGGCTTTCGAGGATGGATAGTTGTAGCGGTAGACGGAAACACCAGAAAACCGTTGGCATTGTTCATTTAAAG CAGATCTCGTCATTTCGGGAGAGCAAATCTGATGACAGACGGTTTTACATTTTCACTGCAACAAAGACCCTTCATTTGAGAACCGATTCTAAGAAAGATCGGGTCGCTTGGATACAAGCTTTGGTATCAACCAGGAGCCTCTTTCCACTGCGACCGCTAAATGATAATCTCTCTCTTGTCCCCCGTGATTTGTCTATATCAACTGATAGGCTCAAGAAACGGTTGCTTGAGGAGGGAATCAGTGATAACCTTGTGAAGGACTGTGAGCAGATTATGCTCTCAGAGTTCTCGGAGATACAAGGACAACTTAAAGTACTTTGTGAAGAAAGATCTATTTTGCTTGACACATTAAGGCAATTGGAG GCAGCTAATATTGAAGCTGAAAGCTCTGGAATTCATGATGGAGACTACCAGTTGTCAAAGCATGAATATTCTGGTATAGGGCGTGGAAAATATAGTG GCAGCACAACAGAATCATCCGGTGATATTGAGAAACAAGAGCTTGAGGATGTGTCTGATGAAGATGAAACCTCCTTCCATGACACAAAAGAGCATTTTACTGAACCCGCTGTTATTTGTGGGTCTGTAAGAGGGGTGGCTGATCATGCAGATAAtcagaaagaaaatgaaaatcaaTTAGATGATGTGGAAAGGATGCATGCTGATAAAGAAGATTGTTTTTCCAGATATGCTCAAATTGAAAGGAGAAAAAAGCTTCCAGATCCAGTTGAAAAAGAGAAAGGGGTTAGCCTTTGGTCTATGATCAAAGACAACGTGGGAAAGGATCTTACACGAGTTTGTCTCCCTGTTTACTTTAATGAACCAATATCATCCCTTCAGAAATGTTTTGAGGACCTAGAATATTCTTATCTTTTAGACCGAGCATACAAGTATGGAAAAGAA GGGAACAGTCTCCAGCGGATTCTTAATGTTGCAGCATTTGCTGTTTCTGGGTATGCTTCCTCTGAAGGTCGACACTGTAAGCCTTTCAATCCTTTACTAGGAGAAACTTATGAAGCAGACTTTCCTGACAAAGGAGTTCGTTTCTTCTCCGAGAAG GTTAGTCACCACCCAACCCTTATTGCATGTCATTGTGAAGGTAATGGTTGGAAATTCTGGGGTGACAGTAACCTTCGCACAAAGTTTTGGGGGCGGTCGATTCAGCTTGATCCTGTTGGAGTTTTGACACTAGAGTTCGATGATGGTGAAATATTTCAGTGGAGCAAG GTGACAACTACTATTTATAATATTATCCTCGGTAAATTGTATTGTGATCACCATGGATTGATGCACATTCGCGGGAATCGTGAATATTCTTGCAAACTCAAATTCAAAGAGCAATCTATTCTTGACCGCACCCCACACCAG GTCCATGGTTCCGTTGAAGACCTTTCGGGTAAAAAGGTTGCAACATTAACTGGCAAATGGGATGACTGCATGTATTATATAAGTGGTGATTTCAGTGGTAAGCTGAAGGACTGCAATCCATCAAATGCCTCCTTGTTATGGAAGAGGGACAAGCCACCTCCTAACCTGACTCGCTACAACTTAACATCATTTGCGATCACACTAAATGAGCTAACGCCAGGATTGCAG ATTAAGGAGAAGCTCCCACCCACGGATTCTAGGCTTAGACCAGACCAACGTCATCTGGAGAATGGAGAATATGATAGAGCAAATGCTGAGAAACAACGGTTGGAAAGGAGGCAGAGAATG TCAAGAAAACTACAAGAAAATGGGTGGAAGCCTAGATGGTTCCATCAAGATAGTGAAAATGGATCCTTCCGCTACACGGGCGGGTATTGGGAAGCAAGAGAACAAGGAAAATGGGATGGATGTCCAAATATATTTGGTGTATTcgatgaagaatttgttgattCCTCTGAATGA
- the LOC107919973 gene encoding oxysterol-binding protein-related protein 2A isoform X7: MLSEFSEIQGQLKVLCEERSILLDTLRQLEAANIEAESSGIHDGDYQLSKHEYSGIGRGKYSEGSTTESSGDIEKQELEDVSDEDETSFHDTKEHFTEPAVICGSVRGVADHADNQKENENQLDDVERMHADKEDCFSRYAQIERRKKLPDPVEKEKGVSLWSMIKDNVGKDLTRVCLPVYFNEPISSLQKCFEDLEYSYLLDRAYKYGKEGNSLQRILNVAAFAVSGYASSEGRHCKPFNPLLGETYEADFPDKGVRFFSEKVSHHPTLIACHCEGNGWKFWGDSNLRTKFWGRSIQLDPVGVLTLEFDDGEIFQWSKVTTTIYNIILGKLYCDHHGLMHIRGNREYSCKLKFKEQSILDRTPHQVHGSVEDLSGKKVATLTGKWDDCMYYISGDFSGKLKDCNPSNASLLWKRDKPPPNLTRYNLTSFAITLNELTPGLQIKEKLPPTDSRLRPDQRHLENGEYDRANAEKQRLERRQRMSRKLQENGWKPRWFHQDSENGSFRYTGGYWEAREQGKWDGCPNIFGVFDEEFVDSSE; encoded by the exons ATGCTCTCAGAGTTCTCGGAGATACAAGGACAACTTAAAGTACTTTGTGAAGAAAGATCTATTTTGCTTGACACATTAAGGCAATTGGAG GCAGCTAATATTGAAGCTGAAAGCTCTGGAATTCATGATGGAGACTACCAGTTGTCAAAGCATGAATATTCTGGTATAGGGCGTGGAAAATATAGTG AAGGCAGCACAACAGAATCATCCGGTGATATTGAGAAACAAGAGCTTGAGGATGTGTCTGATGAAGATGAAACCTCCTTCCATGACACAAAAGAGCATTTTACTGAACCCGCTGTTATTTGTGGGTCTGTAAGAGGGGTGGCTGATCATGCAGATAAtcagaaagaaaatgaaaatcaaTTAGATGATGTGGAAAGGATGCATGCTGATAAAGAAGATTGTTTTTCCAGATATGCTCAAATTGAAAGGAGAAAAAAGCTTCCAGATCCAGTTGAAAAAGAGAAAGGGGTTAGCCTTTGGTCTATGATCAAAGACAACGTGGGAAAGGATCTTACACGAGTTTGTCTCCCTGTTTACTTTAATGAACCAATATCATCCCTTCAGAAATGTTTTGAGGACCTAGAATATTCTTATCTTTTAGACCGAGCATACAAGTATGGAAAAGAA GGGAACAGTCTCCAGCGGATTCTTAATGTTGCAGCATTTGCTGTTTCTGGGTATGCTTCCTCTGAAGGTCGACACTGTAAGCCTTTCAATCCTTTACTAGGAGAAACTTATGAAGCAGACTTTCCTGACAAAGGAGTTCGTTTCTTCTCCGAGAAG GTTAGTCACCACCCAACCCTTATTGCATGTCATTGTGAAGGTAATGGTTGGAAATTCTGGGGTGACAGTAACCTTCGCACAAAGTTTTGGGGGCGGTCGATTCAGCTTGATCCTGTTGGAGTTTTGACACTAGAGTTCGATGATGGTGAAATATTTCAGTGGAGCAAG GTGACAACTACTATTTATAATATTATCCTCGGTAAATTGTATTGTGATCACCATGGATTGATGCACATTCGCGGGAATCGTGAATATTCTTGCAAACTCAAATTCAAAGAGCAATCTATTCTTGACCGCACCCCACACCAG GTCCATGGTTCCGTTGAAGACCTTTCGGGTAAAAAGGTTGCAACATTAACTGGCAAATGGGATGACTGCATGTATTATATAAGTGGTGATTTCAGTGGTAAGCTGAAGGACTGCAATCCATCAAATGCCTCCTTGTTATGGAAGAGGGACAAGCCACCTCCTAACCTGACTCGCTACAACTTAACATCATTTGCGATCACACTAAATGAGCTAACGCCAGGATTGCAG ATTAAGGAGAAGCTCCCACCCACGGATTCTAGGCTTAGACCAGACCAACGTCATCTGGAGAATGGAGAATATGATAGAGCAAATGCTGAGAAACAACGGTTGGAAAGGAGGCAGAGAATG TCAAGAAAACTACAAGAAAATGGGTGGAAGCCTAGATGGTTCCATCAAGATAGTGAAAATGGATCCTTCCGCTACACGGGCGGGTATTGGGAAGCAAGAGAACAAGGAAAATGGGATGGATGTCCAAATATATTTGGTGTATTcgatgaagaatttgttgattCCTCTGAATGA
- the LOC107919973 gene encoding oxysterol-binding protein-related protein 2A isoform X1, whose product MRVKEMHPLCCISLESPGVGDQSPEVSLIRARSMPAGSLSGSEIGNATARLTAGGSEGTVAGILYKWTNYGKGWRSRWFLLRNGMLSYSKVRRPEALNLISPTDDVRLIGDVSSNRLSRMDSCSGRRKHQKTVGIVHLKQISSFRESKSDDRRFYIFTATKTLHLRTDSKKDRVAWIQALVSTRSLFPLRPLNDNLSLVPRDLSISTDRLKKRLLEEGISDNLVKDCEQIMLSEFSEIQGQLKVLCEERSILLDTLRQLEAANIEAESSGIHDGDYQLSKHEYSGIGRGKYSEGSTTESSGDIEKQELEDVSDEDETSFHDTKEHFTEPAVICGSVRGVADHADNQKENENQLDDVERMHADKEDCFSRYAQIERRKKLPDPVEKEKGVSLWSMIKDNVGKDLTRVCLPVYFNEPISSLQKCFEDLEYSYLLDRAYKYGKEGNSLQRILNVAAFAVSGYASSEGRHCKPFNPLLGETYEADFPDKGVRFFSEKVSHHPTLIACHCEGNGWKFWGDSNLRTKFWGRSIQLDPVGVLTLEFDDGEIFQWSKVTTTIYNIILGKLYCDHHGLMHIRGNREYSCKLKFKEQSILDRTPHQVHGSVEDLSGKKVATLTGKWDDCMYYISGDFSGKLKDCNPSNASLLWKRDKPPPNLTRYNLTSFAITLNELTPGLQIKEKLPPTDSRLRPDQRHLENGEYDRANAEKQRLERRQRMSRKLQENGWKPRWFHQDSENGSFRYTGGYWEAREQGKWDGCPNIFGVFDEEFVDSSE is encoded by the exons ATGCGGGTGAAGGAAATGCATCCGTTGTGTTGTATATCGTTAGAGAGTCCCGGCGTCGGTGACCAGTCACCGGAAGTTTCGTTGATTCGAGCTAGGAGCATGCCGGCAGGGAGTTTATCCGGATCTGAAATAGGTAATGCGACTGCGAGGTTGACGGCGGGAGGATCCGAAGGGACTGTCGCTGGGATTCTTTATAAGTGGACTAATTACGGGAAAGGATGGAGATCCAGGTGGTTTTTGCTTCGGAATGGAATGTTATCTTACTCGAAAGTTCGTCGGCCTGAAGCTCTTAACCTCATCTCTCCGACCGATGATGTCAGATTGATCGGTGATGTCTCGAGCAATCGGCTTTCGAGGATGGATAGTTGTAGCGGTAGACGGAAACACCAGAAAACCGTTGGCATTGTTCATTTAAAG CAGATCTCGTCATTTCGGGAGAGCAAATCTGATGACAGACGGTTTTACATTTTCACTGCAACAAAGACCCTTCATTTGAGAACCGATTCTAAGAAAGATCGGGTCGCTTGGATACAAGCTTTGGTATCAACCAGGAGCCTCTTTCCACTGCGACCGCTAAATGATAATCTCTCTCTTGTCCCCCGTGATTTGTCTATATCAACTGATAGGCTCAAGAAACGGTTGCTTGAGGAGGGAATCAGTGATAACCTTGTGAAGGACTGTGAGCAGATTATGCTCTCAGAGTTCTCGGAGATACAAGGACAACTTAAAGTACTTTGTGAAGAAAGATCTATTTTGCTTGACACATTAAGGCAATTGGAG GCAGCTAATATTGAAGCTGAAAGCTCTGGAATTCATGATGGAGACTACCAGTTGTCAAAGCATGAATATTCTGGTATAGGGCGTGGAAAATATAGTG AAGGCAGCACAACAGAATCATCCGGTGATATTGAGAAACAAGAGCTTGAGGATGTGTCTGATGAAGATGAAACCTCCTTCCATGACACAAAAGAGCATTTTACTGAACCCGCTGTTATTTGTGGGTCTGTAAGAGGGGTGGCTGATCATGCAGATAAtcagaaagaaaatgaaaatcaaTTAGATGATGTGGAAAGGATGCATGCTGATAAAGAAGATTGTTTTTCCAGATATGCTCAAATTGAAAGGAGAAAAAAGCTTCCAGATCCAGTTGAAAAAGAGAAAGGGGTTAGCCTTTGGTCTATGATCAAAGACAACGTGGGAAAGGATCTTACACGAGTTTGTCTCCCTGTTTACTTTAATGAACCAATATCATCCCTTCAGAAATGTTTTGAGGACCTAGAATATTCTTATCTTTTAGACCGAGCATACAAGTATGGAAAAGAA GGGAACAGTCTCCAGCGGATTCTTAATGTTGCAGCATTTGCTGTTTCTGGGTATGCTTCCTCTGAAGGTCGACACTGTAAGCCTTTCAATCCTTTACTAGGAGAAACTTATGAAGCAGACTTTCCTGACAAAGGAGTTCGTTTCTTCTCCGAGAAG GTTAGTCACCACCCAACCCTTATTGCATGTCATTGTGAAGGTAATGGTTGGAAATTCTGGGGTGACAGTAACCTTCGCACAAAGTTTTGGGGGCGGTCGATTCAGCTTGATCCTGTTGGAGTTTTGACACTAGAGTTCGATGATGGTGAAATATTTCAGTGGAGCAAG GTGACAACTACTATTTATAATATTATCCTCGGTAAATTGTATTGTGATCACCATGGATTGATGCACATTCGCGGGAATCGTGAATATTCTTGCAAACTCAAATTCAAAGAGCAATCTATTCTTGACCGCACCCCACACCAG GTCCATGGTTCCGTTGAAGACCTTTCGGGTAAAAAGGTTGCAACATTAACTGGCAAATGGGATGACTGCATGTATTATATAAGTGGTGATTTCAGTGGTAAGCTGAAGGACTGCAATCCATCAAATGCCTCCTTGTTATGGAAGAGGGACAAGCCACCTCCTAACCTGACTCGCTACAACTTAACATCATTTGCGATCACACTAAATGAGCTAACGCCAGGATTGCAG ATTAAGGAGAAGCTCCCACCCACGGATTCTAGGCTTAGACCAGACCAACGTCATCTGGAGAATGGAGAATATGATAGAGCAAATGCTGAGAAACAACGGTTGGAAAGGAGGCAGAGAATG TCAAGAAAACTACAAGAAAATGGGTGGAAGCCTAGATGGTTCCATCAAGATAGTGAAAATGGATCCTTCCGCTACACGGGCGGGTATTGGGAAGCAAGAGAACAAGGAAAATGGGATGGATGTCCAAATATATTTGGTGTATTcgatgaagaatttgttgattCCTCTGAATGA
- the LOC107919973 gene encoding oxysterol-binding protein-related protein 2A isoform X5: MRVKEMHPLCCISLESPGVGDQSPEVSLIRARSMPAGSLSGSEIGNATARLTAGGSEGTVAGILYKWTNYGKGWRSRWFLLRNGMLSYSKVRRPEALNLISPTDDVRLIGDVSSNRLSRMDSCSGRRKHQKTVGIVHLKISSFRESKSDDRRFYIFTATKTLHLRTDSKKDRVAWIQALVSTRSLFPLRPLNDNLSLVPRDLSISTDRLKKRLLEEGISDNLVKDCEQIMLSEFSEIQGQLKVLCEERSILLDTLRQLEAANIEAESSGIHDGDYQLSKHEYSGIGRGKYSEGSTTESSGDIEKQELEDVSDEDETSFHDTKEHFTEPAVICGSVRGVADHADNQKENENQLDDVERMHADKEDCFSRYAQIERRKKLPDPVEKEKGVSLWSMIKDNVGKDLTRVCLPVYFNEPISSLQKCFEDLEYSYLLDRAYKYGKEGNSLQRILNVAAFAVSGYASSEGRHCKPFNPLLGETYEADFPDKGVRFFSEKVSHHPTLIACHCEGNGWKFWGDSNLRTKFWGRSIQLDPVGVLTLEFDDGEIFQWSKVTTTIYNIILGKLYCDHHGLMHIRGNREYSCKLKFKEQSILDRTPHQVHGSVEDLSGKKVATLTGKWDDCMYYISGDFSGKLKDCNPSNASLLWKRDKPPPNLTRYNLTSFAITLNELTPGLQEKLPPTDSRLRPDQRHLENGEYDRANAEKQRLERRQRMSRKLQENGWKPRWFHQDSENGSFRYTGGYWEAREQGKWDGCPNIFGVFDEEFVDSSE; this comes from the exons ATGCGGGTGAAGGAAATGCATCCGTTGTGTTGTATATCGTTAGAGAGTCCCGGCGTCGGTGACCAGTCACCGGAAGTTTCGTTGATTCGAGCTAGGAGCATGCCGGCAGGGAGTTTATCCGGATCTGAAATAGGTAATGCGACTGCGAGGTTGACGGCGGGAGGATCCGAAGGGACTGTCGCTGGGATTCTTTATAAGTGGACTAATTACGGGAAAGGATGGAGATCCAGGTGGTTTTTGCTTCGGAATGGAATGTTATCTTACTCGAAAGTTCGTCGGCCTGAAGCTCTTAACCTCATCTCTCCGACCGATGATGTCAGATTGATCGGTGATGTCTCGAGCAATCGGCTTTCGAGGATGGATAGTTGTAGCGGTAGACGGAAACACCAGAAAACCGTTGGCATTGTTCATTTAAAG ATCTCGTCATTTCGGGAGAGCAAATCTGATGACAGACGGTTTTACATTTTCACTGCAACAAAGACCCTTCATTTGAGAACCGATTCTAAGAAAGATCGGGTCGCTTGGATACAAGCTTTGGTATCAACCAGGAGCCTCTTTCCACTGCGACCGCTAAATGATAATCTCTCTCTTGTCCCCCGTGATTTGTCTATATCAACTGATAGGCTCAAGAAACGGTTGCTTGAGGAGGGAATCAGTGATAACCTTGTGAAGGACTGTGAGCAGATTATGCTCTCAGAGTTCTCGGAGATACAAGGACAACTTAAAGTACTTTGTGAAGAAAGATCTATTTTGCTTGACACATTAAGGCAATTGGAG GCAGCTAATATTGAAGCTGAAAGCTCTGGAATTCATGATGGAGACTACCAGTTGTCAAAGCATGAATATTCTGGTATAGGGCGTGGAAAATATAGTG AAGGCAGCACAACAGAATCATCCGGTGATATTGAGAAACAAGAGCTTGAGGATGTGTCTGATGAAGATGAAACCTCCTTCCATGACACAAAAGAGCATTTTACTGAACCCGCTGTTATTTGTGGGTCTGTAAGAGGGGTGGCTGATCATGCAGATAAtcagaaagaaaatgaaaatcaaTTAGATGATGTGGAAAGGATGCATGCTGATAAAGAAGATTGTTTTTCCAGATATGCTCAAATTGAAAGGAGAAAAAAGCTTCCAGATCCAGTTGAAAAAGAGAAAGGGGTTAGCCTTTGGTCTATGATCAAAGACAACGTGGGAAAGGATCTTACACGAGTTTGTCTCCCTGTTTACTTTAATGAACCAATATCATCCCTTCAGAAATGTTTTGAGGACCTAGAATATTCTTATCTTTTAGACCGAGCATACAAGTATGGAAAAGAA GGGAACAGTCTCCAGCGGATTCTTAATGTTGCAGCATTTGCTGTTTCTGGGTATGCTTCCTCTGAAGGTCGACACTGTAAGCCTTTCAATCCTTTACTAGGAGAAACTTATGAAGCAGACTTTCCTGACAAAGGAGTTCGTTTCTTCTCCGAGAAG GTTAGTCACCACCCAACCCTTATTGCATGTCATTGTGAAGGTAATGGTTGGAAATTCTGGGGTGACAGTAACCTTCGCACAAAGTTTTGGGGGCGGTCGATTCAGCTTGATCCTGTTGGAGTTTTGACACTAGAGTTCGATGATGGTGAAATATTTCAGTGGAGCAAG GTGACAACTACTATTTATAATATTATCCTCGGTAAATTGTATTGTGATCACCATGGATTGATGCACATTCGCGGGAATCGTGAATATTCTTGCAAACTCAAATTCAAAGAGCAATCTATTCTTGACCGCACCCCACACCAG GTCCATGGTTCCGTTGAAGACCTTTCGGGTAAAAAGGTTGCAACATTAACTGGCAAATGGGATGACTGCATGTATTATATAAGTGGTGATTTCAGTGGTAAGCTGAAGGACTGCAATCCATCAAATGCCTCCTTGTTATGGAAGAGGGACAAGCCACCTCCTAACCTGACTCGCTACAACTTAACATCATTTGCGATCACACTAAATGAGCTAACGCCAGGATTGCAG GAGAAGCTCCCACCCACGGATTCTAGGCTTAGACCAGACCAACGTCATCTGGAGAATGGAGAATATGATAGAGCAAATGCTGAGAAACAACGGTTGGAAAGGAGGCAGAGAATG TCAAGAAAACTACAAGAAAATGGGTGGAAGCCTAGATGGTTCCATCAAGATAGTGAAAATGGATCCTTCCGCTACACGGGCGGGTATTGGGAAGCAAGAGAACAAGGAAAATGGGATGGATGTCCAAATATATTTGGTGTATTcgatgaagaatttgttgattCCTCTGAATGA
- the LOC107919973 gene encoding oxysterol-binding protein-related protein 2A isoform X4 gives MRVKEMHPLCCISLESPGVGDQSPEVSLIRARSMPAGSLSGSEIGNATARLTAGGSEGTVAGILYKWTNYGKGWRSRWFLLRNGMLSYSKVRRPEALNLISPTDDVRLIGDVSSNRLSRMDSCSGRRKHQKTVGIVHLKQISSFRESKSDDRRFYIFTATKTLHLRTDSKKDRVAWIQALVSTRSLFPLRPLNDNLSLVPRDLSISTDRLKKRLLEEGISDNLVKDCEQIMLSEFSEIQGQLKVLCEERSILLDTLRQLEAANIEAESSGIHDGDYQLSKHEYSGIGRGKYSEGSTTESSGDIEKQELEDVSDEDETSFHDTKEHFTEPAVICGSVRGVADHADNQKENENQLDDVERMHADKEDCFSRYAQIERRKKLPDPVEKEKGVSLWSMIKDNVGKDLTRVCLPVYFNEPISSLQKCFEDLEYSYLLDRAYKYGKEGNSLQRILNVAAFAVSGYASSEGRHCKPFNPLLGETYEADFPDKGVRFFSEKVSHHPTLIACHCEGNGWKFWGDSNLRTKFWGRSIQLDPVGVLTLEFDDGEIFQWSKVTTTIYNIILGKLYCDHHGLMHIRGNREYSCKLKFKEQSILDRTPHQVHGSVEDLSGKKVATLTGKWDDCMYYISGDFSGKLKDCNPSNASLLWKRDKPPPNLTRYNLTSFAITLNELTPGLQEKLPPTDSRLRPDQRHLENGEYDRANAEKQRLERRQRMSRKLQENGWKPRWFHQDSENGSFRYTGGYWEAREQGKWDGCPNIFGVFDEEFVDSSE, from the exons ATGCGGGTGAAGGAAATGCATCCGTTGTGTTGTATATCGTTAGAGAGTCCCGGCGTCGGTGACCAGTCACCGGAAGTTTCGTTGATTCGAGCTAGGAGCATGCCGGCAGGGAGTTTATCCGGATCTGAAATAGGTAATGCGACTGCGAGGTTGACGGCGGGAGGATCCGAAGGGACTGTCGCTGGGATTCTTTATAAGTGGACTAATTACGGGAAAGGATGGAGATCCAGGTGGTTTTTGCTTCGGAATGGAATGTTATCTTACTCGAAAGTTCGTCGGCCTGAAGCTCTTAACCTCATCTCTCCGACCGATGATGTCAGATTGATCGGTGATGTCTCGAGCAATCGGCTTTCGAGGATGGATAGTTGTAGCGGTAGACGGAAACACCAGAAAACCGTTGGCATTGTTCATTTAAAG CAGATCTCGTCATTTCGGGAGAGCAAATCTGATGACAGACGGTTTTACATTTTCACTGCAACAAAGACCCTTCATTTGAGAACCGATTCTAAGAAAGATCGGGTCGCTTGGATACAAGCTTTGGTATCAACCAGGAGCCTCTTTCCACTGCGACCGCTAAATGATAATCTCTCTCTTGTCCCCCGTGATTTGTCTATATCAACTGATAGGCTCAAGAAACGGTTGCTTGAGGAGGGAATCAGTGATAACCTTGTGAAGGACTGTGAGCAGATTATGCTCTCAGAGTTCTCGGAGATACAAGGACAACTTAAAGTACTTTGTGAAGAAAGATCTATTTTGCTTGACACATTAAGGCAATTGGAG GCAGCTAATATTGAAGCTGAAAGCTCTGGAATTCATGATGGAGACTACCAGTTGTCAAAGCATGAATATTCTGGTATAGGGCGTGGAAAATATAGTG AAGGCAGCACAACAGAATCATCCGGTGATATTGAGAAACAAGAGCTTGAGGATGTGTCTGATGAAGATGAAACCTCCTTCCATGACACAAAAGAGCATTTTACTGAACCCGCTGTTATTTGTGGGTCTGTAAGAGGGGTGGCTGATCATGCAGATAAtcagaaagaaaatgaaaatcaaTTAGATGATGTGGAAAGGATGCATGCTGATAAAGAAGATTGTTTTTCCAGATATGCTCAAATTGAAAGGAGAAAAAAGCTTCCAGATCCAGTTGAAAAAGAGAAAGGGGTTAGCCTTTGGTCTATGATCAAAGACAACGTGGGAAAGGATCTTACACGAGTTTGTCTCCCTGTTTACTTTAATGAACCAATATCATCCCTTCAGAAATGTTTTGAGGACCTAGAATATTCTTATCTTTTAGACCGAGCATACAAGTATGGAAAAGAA GGGAACAGTCTCCAGCGGATTCTTAATGTTGCAGCATTTGCTGTTTCTGGGTATGCTTCCTCTGAAGGTCGACACTGTAAGCCTTTCAATCCTTTACTAGGAGAAACTTATGAAGCAGACTTTCCTGACAAAGGAGTTCGTTTCTTCTCCGAGAAG GTTAGTCACCACCCAACCCTTATTGCATGTCATTGTGAAGGTAATGGTTGGAAATTCTGGGGTGACAGTAACCTTCGCACAAAGTTTTGGGGGCGGTCGATTCAGCTTGATCCTGTTGGAGTTTTGACACTAGAGTTCGATGATGGTGAAATATTTCAGTGGAGCAAG GTGACAACTACTATTTATAATATTATCCTCGGTAAATTGTATTGTGATCACCATGGATTGATGCACATTCGCGGGAATCGTGAATATTCTTGCAAACTCAAATTCAAAGAGCAATCTATTCTTGACCGCACCCCACACCAG GTCCATGGTTCCGTTGAAGACCTTTCGGGTAAAAAGGTTGCAACATTAACTGGCAAATGGGATGACTGCATGTATTATATAAGTGGTGATTTCAGTGGTAAGCTGAAGGACTGCAATCCATCAAATGCCTCCTTGTTATGGAAGAGGGACAAGCCACCTCCTAACCTGACTCGCTACAACTTAACATCATTTGCGATCACACTAAATGAGCTAACGCCAGGATTGCAG GAGAAGCTCCCACCCACGGATTCTAGGCTTAGACCAGACCAACGTCATCTGGAGAATGGAGAATATGATAGAGCAAATGCTGAGAAACAACGGTTGGAAAGGAGGCAGAGAATG TCAAGAAAACTACAAGAAAATGGGTGGAAGCCTAGATGGTTCCATCAAGATAGTGAAAATGGATCCTTCCGCTACACGGGCGGGTATTGGGAAGCAAGAGAACAAGGAAAATGGGATGGATGTCCAAATATATTTGGTGTATTcgatgaagaatttgttgattCCTCTGAATGA